One genomic window of Thermus caldifontis includes the following:
- a CDS encoding alpha/beta hydrolase, which yields MRTLSLLLAFSLALAQEYIPLPGADTGHGPLDRSYALVYRAERPQAVLLLVPGLLGGSTNFALLAERLRGLQPGLEVWAWERRANGLEDRRGFLQEDPLAYYRSLAEPDLSPLRHWGLEVHLKDLDLAVEAARKRAPVVLAGHSLGASLATLYAWAHGEKLSGLVLLDGSLTPTPLSQEAFWEGTTTPFGPLPGLKALLSGQADPAFRLPFLSPKDLALAEAEAFLAARNPLEPVPLGPYRATREARALLRVDDHYSLFPIFSVSAGRAWAREGLSLLGLLQGRVVYTVRGPRGRVVEWRDTGEATDPQEFLRNFAFPETGFSEWYFPYRLLLEIAGYPHTGLGLAPRPVPYPILALGAGRGLVPKAQDFPLEEHFPGTQGEAAILEGLTHLDLLTEREGRTARALLAYLRRLGLP from the coding sequence GTGCGCACGCTTTCCCTTCTTCTTGCCTTTTCCTTGGCCCTGGCCCAGGAGTACATCCCCCTCCCCGGGGCGGACACGGGCCATGGGCCCTTGGACCGAAGCTATGCCCTGGTCTACCGGGCGGAAAGGCCCCAGGCGGTCCTCCTCCTGGTGCCCGGCCTCCTTGGGGGAAGCACCAACTTCGCCCTTCTGGCCGAGCGCCTTCGCGGGCTTCAGCCGGGCCTCGAGGTCTGGGCCTGGGAGAGGCGGGCCAACGGCCTGGAGGACCGGCGGGGTTTCCTCCAGGAGGACCCGCTGGCCTACTACCGGTCCTTGGCCGAGCCCGACCTGAGCCCCTTGCGCCACTGGGGCTTGGAGGTCCACCTGAAGGACCTGGATCTGGCGGTGGAGGCGGCCCGCAAGCGGGCCCCCGTGGTCCTGGCGGGCCACTCCCTGGGGGCCAGCCTGGCCACCCTTTACGCCTGGGCCCACGGGGAGAAGCTCTCGGGCTTGGTGCTTCTGGACGGCAGTCTGACCCCTACCCCTCTTTCCCAAGAGGCCTTCTGGGAGGGAACCACCACCCCCTTTGGCCCCCTGCCAGGCCTGAAGGCTCTCCTCTCGGGCCAGGCGGACCCGGCCTTCCGCCTCCCCTTCCTCTCCCCCAAGGACCTAGCCCTGGCGGAGGCCGAAGCCTTTTTGGCCGCCCGAAACCCCCTGGAACCCGTCCCCTTAGGACCCTACCGGGCCACCCGGGAGGCAAGGGCGCTCTTACGGGTGGACGACCACTATAGCCTCTTCCCCATCTTCAGCGTTAGCGCGGGCCGGGCCTGGGCCCGGGAAGGCCTAAGCCTCCTGGGGCTCCTCCAGGGAAGGGTGGTCTACACGGTGCGGGGGCCCAGGGGCAGGGTAGTGGAGTGGCGGGACACGGGGGAGGCCACGGACCCCCAGGAGTTCCTCAGGAACTTCGCCTTCCCCGAAACGGGCTTTTCCGAGTGGTACTTCCCCTACCGCCTCCTCCTGGAAATCGCAGGGTACCCCCATACGGGCCTGGGCCTAGCCCCCAGGCCCGTACCCTACCCCATTCTGGCCCTGGGGGCAGGGAGGGGGCTCGTCCCTAAGGCCCAGGATTTCCCCCTGGAGGAACACTTCCCTGGAACCCAGGGGGAGGCGGCCATTTTGGAGGGGCTCACCCACCTGGACCTTCTCACGGAGCGGGAAGGCCGCACGGCCAGGGCCCTCCTGGCCTACTTAAGGAGGCTAGGGCTTCCCTAA
- a CDS encoding UDP-N-acetylglucosamine--N-acetylmuramyl-(pentapeptide) pyrophosphoryl-undecaprenol N-acetylglucosamine transferase, producing MVLLTGGGTGGHLFPALAVAEELRKRGREVFYLGSQGGLEARLLPETPIPHALIPTGKLDRSALRAQEAGKLLQGLRASWRLLGEKKPQAILSTGGYAGFPGAMVGEIRGIPVLLHEQNAKLGLAIRLLTPLARGLALSVPVPLDSRLAHKARVTGYPVREVRYPKAEARARLGFPQDQPLLLVLGGSQGSLELNEKLPPLLKPLGLPVLHQVGERWVERYRHLEAEGYRIAGFVDAPLAMSAADLLLARAGAGTLAEAAYHRLPALLFPLSPSLDGGAQVANAQAYQKAGGAELGELAELGKQVERILAHPEPYREGMARLSPEGAAARLADWLEEFL from the coding sequence GTGGTCCTCCTGACCGGGGGTGGGACCGGGGGACACCTTTTCCCCGCCTTGGCGGTGGCGGAGGAGCTCCGGAAACGGGGCCGGGAGGTCTTCTACCTGGGAAGCCAAGGGGGCCTCGAGGCCCGCCTCCTCCCCGAAACCCCCATCCCCCACGCCCTAATCCCCACAGGCAAGCTGGACCGCAGCGCCCTTCGCGCCCAGGAAGCCGGGAAACTCCTCCAAGGCCTCAGGGCCTCCTGGCGGCTTTTGGGCGAGAAGAAACCCCAAGCCATCCTCTCCACGGGGGGGTACGCGGGGTTTCCCGGGGCCATGGTGGGGGAAATCAGGGGAATTCCCGTCCTCCTTCACGAGCAAAACGCCAAGCTGGGTCTGGCCATCCGCCTCCTTACGCCCCTGGCCCGGGGGCTGGCCCTATCCGTGCCCGTGCCCCTGGACTCGAGGCTGGCCCACAAGGCCCGGGTCACGGGCTACCCCGTGCGGGAGGTGCGCTACCCCAAGGCCGAGGCCAGGGCCCGGCTAGGCTTTCCCCAGGACCAACCCCTCCTCCTGGTCCTGGGGGGAAGCCAAGGGAGCCTGGAACTCAACGAAAAACTTCCGCCCCTCTTGAAACCCCTGGGCCTTCCCGTGCTCCACCAGGTGGGCGAGCGCTGGGTGGAGCGCTACCGGCACCTGGAAGCAGAGGGCTATCGGATCGCGGGTTTCGTGGACGCTCCCCTGGCCATGAGCGCCGCCGACCTCCTCCTCGCCCGGGCCGGGGCGGGCACCCTGGCGGAGGCCGCTTACCACCGACTGCCCGCCTTGCTCTTTCCCCTTTCCCCCAGCCTGGACGGGGGTGCCCAGGTGGCCAACGCCCAAGCCTACCAGAAGGCAGGGGGGGCGGAGCTTGGGGAGCTGGCCGAGCTGGGCAAGCAGGTGGAAAGGATCCTGGCCCACCCCGAACCCTACCGGGAGGGCATGGCCCGGCTTTCCCCTGAGGGCGCGGCGGCTAGGCTGGCGGATTGGTTGGAGGAGTTCCTATGA
- a CDS encoding class I SAM-dependent methyltransferase, which translates to MEPGPRVACPGCGKIFPYRHGFLDLREGRERPHLQAVNRLRLTAELYDLWRMQSTGFLSRGRLSLEEELERLRGWLLPTGGPFLDVGTGTGLYREALGEEAIGLDPSPAFLQVAQRRRPGPYLLAHGEALPFRTGAFGGVAIGPTWNEFYDPQKALSQTRRVLRPGGRLLGMLLLGPGPSLGLWRPPPEDFLRFLRKEGFHGQLETHGALGVVLAEAP; encoded by the coding sequence TTGGAGCCAGGCCCCCGGGTAGCTTGCCCCGGCTGCGGAAAGATCTTCCCCTATCGCCACGGCTTCCTAGACCTGAGAGAGGGTCGGGAAAGACCCCACCTCCAGGCCGTCAACCGGCTTCGCCTCACCGCAGAGCTCTACGACCTCTGGCGGATGCAGTCCACAGGGTTTCTCTCCCGGGGCAGGCTCTCCCTAGAGGAGGAGCTTGAGCGGCTAAGGGGGTGGCTCTTGCCCACGGGGGGGCCCTTCCTGGACGTGGGCACCGGGACGGGCCTCTACCGGGAGGCCCTGGGCGAAGAGGCCATAGGCCTGGACCCCTCCCCTGCCTTCCTGCAGGTGGCCCAAAGGAGGCGCCCTGGGCCCTATCTGCTGGCCCACGGCGAGGCTTTGCCCTTTCGTACAGGGGCCTTTGGTGGGGTTGCCATCGGTCCCACCTGGAACGAGTTTTACGACCCCCAAAAGGCCCTTTCCCAAACCCGCCGGGTCCTCCGGCCAGGGGGAAGGCTATTGGGCATGCTCCTTTTGGGTCCCGGGCCCTCCCTTGGGCTCTGGAGACCACCTCCAGAAGACTTTTTGCGCTTCTTACGCAAAGAAGGCTTTCACGGCCAGTTGGAAACCCATGGCGCCCTCGGGGTGGTCTTGGCCGAGGCCCCTTGA
- the ftsZ gene encoding cell division protein FtsZ: MEGAIIKVIGLGGAGNNAVNRMIEAGLVGVEFIAANTDAQVLARSLADVRIQLGEKLTRGLGAGANPEIGEKAALEAEDLIAEALDGADLVFLTAGMGGGTGTGSAPVVADIAKRLGALTVAVVTRPFSFEGPKRLKAAEEGIRRLRERVDAMVVVQNDRLLAAVDKKVTLRDAFLIADRVLYHGVKGITDVINLPGLINVDFADVKTLLEGAGQVLMGIGAGRGENRVEEAAKTATHSPLLERSIEGARRLLLNVVGSEDLSLMEAAEVVERVREATGHEDVDILYGVTYDERAQDELRVILIAAGFGESTVVPKPLRPVDFPSHADPYNFDIPAFIRYGDADYPPRKGN; this comes from the coding sequence ATGGAAGGAGCCATCATCAAGGTCATCGGTCTCGGGGGAGCGGGGAACAATGCGGTAAACCGCATGATTGAGGCGGGGCTCGTGGGGGTGGAGTTCATTGCCGCCAACACCGACGCCCAGGTGCTGGCCAGAAGCCTGGCGGACGTGCGCATCCAGCTGGGGGAGAAGCTCACCCGGGGCCTTGGGGCTGGAGCCAATCCCGAGATCGGGGAGAAGGCGGCCCTCGAGGCCGAGGACCTTATCGCCGAAGCCCTGGACGGGGCTGACCTGGTCTTTCTCACCGCGGGCATGGGGGGCGGAACGGGAACAGGAAGCGCCCCCGTAGTGGCGGATATCGCCAAAAGGCTTGGGGCCCTCACCGTGGCCGTGGTCACCCGGCCCTTCAGCTTTGAGGGCCCCAAGCGCCTAAAAGCCGCCGAGGAGGGTATCCGGCGCCTTAGGGAACGGGTGGACGCCATGGTGGTGGTGCAAAACGACCGCCTCCTCGCCGCCGTGGACAAAAAGGTGACCCTAAGGGATGCCTTCCTCATCGCCGACCGGGTGCTCTACCACGGGGTCAAGGGCATCACCGACGTCATCAACCTCCCGGGCCTCATCAACGTGGACTTCGCCGATGTGAAAACCCTTTTGGAGGGAGCGGGCCAGGTGCTCATGGGCATTGGGGCGGGACGGGGGGAAAACCGGGTGGAGGAGGCCGCCAAGACCGCCACCCACAGCCCCCTTTTGGAGCGCTCCATCGAGGGAGCCAGGCGGCTCCTCCTCAACGTGGTGGGCTCAGAGGACCTCTCCCTTATGGAGGCCGCAGAGGTGGTGGAGCGGGTGCGGGAGGCCACGGGCCATGAGGACGTGGACATCCTCTACGGGGTCACCTACGATGAACGGGCCCAGGATGAGCTGAGGGTGATCCTGATCGCCGCAGGCTTTGGCGAAAGCACCGTGGTACCCAAACCCCTCAGGCCGGTGGACTTCCCCAGCCACGCCGACCCCTACAACTTTGACATCCCCGCCTTTATCCGCTACGGGGACGCGGATTACCCTCCCAGAAAGGGCAACTAG
- the ftsA gene encoding cell division protein FtsA produces the protein MIIAGLDVGTSKVTTVIGELAPDGVLDIIGEGTVPSQGLKRGVVVNLERTTEAIRQSVHQAERVAGVKVERVILGVGGPHLKSVTSHGLAAIRRGQSISTADVERAIEQAKAYPFDSELELLHALPLEFKVDGQEGIRDPVGMAGVRLEVDVHLVAAGRGPLANLRRAVEDAGLEIEALVAQPLASGLGVLGPEEEHMTVLLLDVGGGTTEVAVFREGRLAHSSVLPLGGDHVTQDIAQLLKIPFEEAERVKRKYGAALPELADPELVLEINQEGGSLGEVPAPELARIIRPRLREILHLARQSVDEALGPLEIKVNRVILTGGSALLKGFDLLARQQYSLPVRVGKPHGVSGLTDVVATPGHATAVGLVRYATTLPMPAPEPRRARERRERREEKAKGEGLWARIKEILNNLF, from the coding sequence ATGATTATCGCTGGATTGGACGTCGGCACCAGCAAGGTCACCACCGTGATCGGGGAACTGGCCCCCGATGGCGTTTTGGACATCATCGGCGAGGGCACCGTGCCCTCCCAGGGCTTGAAGCGGGGCGTGGTGGTCAACCTGGAGCGCACCACGGAGGCCATCCGCCAAAGCGTGCACCAGGCAGAGCGGGTGGCGGGGGTCAAGGTGGAGCGGGTCATCCTGGGGGTGGGGGGCCCCCACCTGAAAAGCGTGACCAGCCATGGCCTAGCCGCCATCCGCCGGGGCCAGAGCATCAGCACGGCCGATGTGGAGCGGGCCATTGAACAGGCCAAGGCCTACCCCTTTGACAGCGAGCTGGAGCTCCTCCATGCCCTTCCCCTGGAGTTCAAGGTGGACGGCCAGGAGGGGATCCGGGATCCCGTGGGCATGGCGGGGGTGCGCCTCGAGGTGGATGTCCACCTGGTGGCCGCAGGCCGGGGGCCCTTGGCCAACCTGCGCCGGGCGGTGGAGGATGCTGGGCTGGAGATCGAGGCCCTGGTGGCCCAACCCCTGGCCAGCGGCCTCGGGGTGCTAGGCCCCGAGGAGGAGCACATGACCGTCCTCCTCCTGGATGTGGGCGGGGGCACCACCGAGGTGGCCGTCTTCCGCGAAGGCCGCCTGGCCCACTCCTCCGTTTTGCCCTTGGGTGGGGACCACGTGACCCAGGACATTGCCCAGCTCCTGAAGATCCCCTTTGAGGAGGCGGAAAGGGTAAAGCGCAAGTACGGGGCCGCCCTACCCGAGCTTGCGGATCCCGAGTTGGTCCTGGAGATCAATCAGGAAGGTGGGTCCTTGGGGGAGGTACCCGCTCCTGAACTGGCCCGGATCATCCGTCCCCGTTTGCGGGAGATCCTGCACCTGGCCCGCCAGTCGGTGGACGAGGCCCTAGGGCCCTTGGAGATCAAGGTGAATCGGGTCATCCTCACCGGAGGTAGCGCTCTCCTTAAGGGCTTTGACCTGCTGGCAAGGCAGCAGTATAGCCTTCCCGTACGGGTGGGCAAGCCCCATGGGGTCTCCGGCCTTACCGACGTGGTGGCCACCCCTGGCCATGCCACCGCCGTGGGCCTGGTTCGCTACGCCACCACCTTGCCCATGCCCGCACCCGAGCCCCGAAGGGCCAGGGAAAGAAGGGAAAGGCGCGAGGAGAAGGCGAAGGGTGAGGGCCTTTGGGCGCGGATCAAGGAGATTCTTAATAACCTATTCTGA
- a CDS encoding crossover junction endodeoxyribonuclease RuvC has product MVVLGIDPGITHLGLGVVEVEPKGSLKARLLHGEVVKTSHKEPPQERVGRIHARVKEALLRFHPQALAVEEQYFYRQNELAYKVGWALGAVLVAAFEAGVPVYAYGPMQVKQALAGHGHAGKEEVALMVRGILGLKEAPKPSHLADALAIALTHAFYARMGAAKSL; this is encoded by the coding sequence ATGGTGGTTTTGGGCATAGACCCCGGCATCACCCATCTGGGCCTGGGGGTGGTGGAGGTGGAGCCCAAGGGAAGCCTCAAGGCCCGTCTCCTCCACGGGGAGGTGGTGAAGACCTCCCATAAGGAACCCCCCCAGGAACGGGTGGGGCGCATCCACGCCCGGGTAAAGGAGGCCCTCCTTCGCTTCCACCCCCAAGCCTTGGCGGTGGAGGAGCAGTACTTCTACCGGCAAAACGAGCTGGCCTACAAGGTGGGCTGGGCTTTGGGGGCGGTGTTGGTGGCGGCCTTTGAGGCCGGGGTTCCCGTCTACGCCTATGGCCCCATGCAGGTGAAGCAGGCCCTGGCCGGACATGGGCATGCGGGCAAGGAGGAGGTGGCCCTGATGGTGCGGGGCATCCTAGGCCTCAAGGAGGCCCCCAAACCCAGCCACCTGGCGGATGCCCTGGCCATCGCCTTAACCCATGCCTTTTACGCCAGGATGGGAGCCGCTAAATCCCTTTAA
- a CDS encoding DUF4397 domain-containing protein — protein MKRFFLLLAAVVGSLGLAQGAMVRVAHLSPDAPAVDVLVNGQRAITNLAFKEVTPYLPLPAARVRVQVVPAGQDAPVVIDAELDLREGIYYTVAATGFLANLRPQVYTDALAGLFPRAGFARVRVVHTSPDAPAVDVAVKGGPVLFPNLPFPRASQYLVVAAGSYDLEVRVAGTDTVALALPGVVLESGKTYTVFAVGSVGAGTLTVVPVVDVAALGGNR, from the coding sequence ATGAAAAGGTTTTTCTTGTTGTTGGCGGCAGTGGTAGGTAGCCTGGGCTTGGCCCAGGGGGCTATGGTGCGGGTGGCCCACCTCTCCCCAGACGCCCCAGCGGTGGATGTGCTGGTGAACGGCCAGCGGGCCATCACCAACCTGGCCTTTAAAGAGGTGACCCCCTACCTTCCCCTGCCCGCAGCCCGGGTCCGGGTCCAGGTGGTCCCCGCAGGACAGGATGCCCCTGTGGTAATAGACGCCGAGCTGGACCTCCGGGAGGGCATCTACTACACCGTGGCGGCCACGGGCTTCTTGGCCAACCTCCGCCCCCAGGTGTACACCGACGCCCTGGCCGGTCTCTTCCCCCGGGCCGGCTTTGCCCGGGTACGGGTGGTTCACACCTCGCCTGACGCCCCTGCGGTGGACGTAGCGGTCAAGGGAGGACCCGTCCTTTTCCCCAACCTGCCCTTCCCCCGGGCCAGCCAGTACCTGGTGGTGGCCGCCGGCAGCTATGACCTCGAGGTCCGGGTAGCCGGCACCGACACCGTGGCCTTGGCCCTCCCTGGGGTCGTCCTGGAAAGCGGGAAAACCTACACCGTCTTCGCCGTGGGTAGCGTAGGGGCAGGCACCCTCACCGTGGTTCCGGTGGTGGACGTGGCCGCCCTTGGGGGGAACCGCTAG
- the murC gene encoding UDP-N-acetylmuramate--L-alanine ligase: MKRVHIMGLEGVGMSALARLLLGEGIEVTGCDLAPGRRAESLGIPVHRGHDPAHLQGEDTLVVPTPIPLDHPEVAEARRRGMGVLRRMELLAHLLGQKPSLGVTGTHGKTTTTGMLASILLAAGLDPWVLLGGELSLLPGNARYGHGPRLAEVDESDPLFQEVRVDIAVATNLEADHIAPAGQRAPNYHASLEELEKAMRGYLEGARLAVLPSFDPRLRRLSQGLPRRLFGEGGDLWAEGLELGPKGSHFLLVYRGEALGEARLQVPGQHNVNNALAAALAALAFGVEPGAILEGLARFPGVERRFQKVGEVGGAWVVDDYAHHPTEVRATLEAARLLGRRVRVLFQPHRLLRTLELWQDFAEALALAEEVVVLPVYTAGERVGLSPEELAQRIVQHLHLLGKEARFLEKEEALAYAKASATPKDLWLTLGAGDVTELAWRLAHEGGTGSS, from the coding sequence ATGAAGCGGGTACACATCATGGGCCTCGAGGGGGTGGGCATGAGCGCCTTAGCCCGCCTCTTGCTGGGGGAAGGCATAGAGGTAACCGGGTGCGACCTGGCTCCCGGCCGGCGGGCGGAGAGCCTGGGGATCCCGGTCCATAGGGGCCATGATCCTGCCCACCTCCAGGGGGAGGATACCCTGGTGGTCCCCACCCCCATTCCCCTGGACCATCCGGAGGTGGCCGAGGCCCGGCGCAGGGGGATGGGGGTGTTGCGCAGGATGGAACTTCTGGCCCATCTCCTTGGGCAAAAACCCTCCTTGGGCGTCACCGGCACCCACGGCAAGACCACCACCACGGGGATGCTGGCCAGCATCCTCCTGGCTGCGGGGCTGGACCCCTGGGTGCTCCTTGGGGGTGAGCTTTCCCTCCTTCCCGGAAACGCCCGATATGGCCATGGCCCCCGCCTGGCGGAGGTGGACGAGTCCGACCCCCTTTTCCAGGAGGTGCGGGTGGATATCGCGGTGGCCACCAACCTGGAGGCGGACCACATCGCCCCCGCCGGGCAAAGGGCCCCCAACTACCACGCAAGCCTGGAGGAGTTGGAGAAGGCCATGCGGGGCTATCTGGAGGGGGCCCGCCTGGCCGTCCTTCCCAGTTTTGACCCCAGGCTACGCCGGCTTTCCCAGGGGCTTCCCCGAAGGCTTTTCGGGGAAGGAGGGGATCTTTGGGCCGAGGGGCTGGAGCTTGGCCCCAAGGGGAGCCACTTCCTCTTGGTCTACCGGGGAGAGGCCTTGGGGGAAGCCCGCCTGCAGGTTCCCGGCCAGCACAACGTGAACAATGCCCTGGCCGCCGCCTTGGCCGCCTTGGCCTTCGGGGTGGAACCGGGGGCCATCCTCGAGGGCCTGGCCCGCTTTCCGGGGGTGGAACGGCGCTTCCAAAAGGTGGGCGAGGTGGGGGGAGCCTGGGTGGTGGACGACTATGCCCACCATCCCACGGAGGTACGGGCCACCTTGGAAGCGGCCAGGCTTTTGGGCCGGCGGGTGCGGGTCCTCTTCCAACCCCACCGCCTTCTTCGCACCCTGGAGCTTTGGCAGGACTTCGCCGAGGCCCTGGCCCTGGCGGAGGAGGTGGTGGTGCTTCCCGTGTACACCGCCGGGGAAAGGGTGGGCCTCTCCCCCGAGGAACTTGCCCAAAGGATCGTCCAGCACCTCCACCTTTTGGGAAAGGAAGCCCGCTTCTTGGAAAAGGAGGAGGCCCTGGCCTACGCCAAAGCCAGCGCCACCCCAAAGGACCTTTGGCTTACCTTGGGGGCAGGGGATGTGACGGAGCTGGCCTGGAGGCTTGCGCATGAGGGTGGAACGGGTTCTTCTTAA
- a CDS encoding UDP-N-acetylmuramate dehydrogenase → MRVERVLLKDYTTLGIGGPAELWTVETREDLLKATEAPYRILGNGSNLLVMDEGVPERVIRLAGEFATYDLKGWVGAGVLLPLLVQEAARQGLSGLEGLLGIPAQVGGAVKMNAGTRFGEMAEALEAVEIYHEGRFHIYLPEELGFGYRQSRLPQGGIVTRVRLRLKDRPLEEIRRRMAEVDAARKGQPKRKSAGCAFKNPPGHSAGRLIDERGLKGLRVGDAMVSLEHGNFIVNLGQATARDVLDLLKRIQEELPLELEWEVWP, encoded by the coding sequence ATGAGGGTGGAACGGGTTCTTCTTAAGGATTACACCACCCTGGGCATCGGGGGACCCGCGGAGCTTTGGACCGTGGAGACCCGCGAGGACCTCCTAAAGGCCACGGAAGCCCCTTACCGGATTCTAGGCAATGGCTCCAATCTGCTGGTAATGGACGAAGGGGTCCCGGAAAGGGTCATCCGCCTCGCTGGGGAGTTTGCCACCTACGACCTAAAGGGCTGGGTGGGGGCGGGGGTCCTCCTTCCCCTCTTGGTGCAGGAGGCGGCCCGCCAAGGGCTTTCCGGCCTGGAGGGCCTCCTGGGCATCCCCGCCCAGGTGGGGGGTGCGGTCAAGATGAATGCGGGGACCCGGTTCGGGGAGATGGCGGAGGCTCTGGAAGCGGTGGAGATCTACCACGAGGGCCGCTTCCACATCTATCTCCCCGAGGAGCTGGGCTTCGGCTACCGGCAAAGCCGCCTTCCTCAGGGAGGCATCGTGACCCGGGTGCGCCTGAGGCTCAAGGACCGCCCCTTGGAGGAGATAAGGCGGCGCATGGCCGAGGTGGACGCCGCCAGAAAAGGCCAACCCAAGCGCAAAAGCGCCGGCTGCGCCTTTAAAAACCCACCGGGCCACTCCGCGGGCCGGCTCATCGACGAGAGGGGGCTCAAGGGCTTAAGGGTGGGCGACGCCATGGTATCCCTAGAACATGGAAACTTTATCGTTAACCTCGGGCAAGCCACCGCCAGGGACGTGCTGGATCTCCTTAAGCGCATCCAGGAGGAACTGCCCCTGGAGCTGGAGTGGGAGGTATGGCCTTGA
- a CDS encoding cell division protein FtsQ/DivIB, with translation MGGMRLLLASLFAATLYVASLVLFPVDKVVVEGNRHLQKEEILARTRLYAGEPWLWVGNGRLEALRQDPWVAEARLEKPRIGEVRLVLREREPLLPLADGNALATDGTVLPGGAHLAKGPRVEGQGPLPVQDLLALARAYPEATRLRYTPAGFWVETPQGVAFAPEAQLLVEYAQAGGPKGRIYLYSWGVSESP, from the coding sequence ATGGGTGGGATGAGACTTTTGCTGGCCTCCCTTTTCGCCGCCACCCTCTACGTGGCCAGCCTGGTGCTCTTCCCCGTGGACAAGGTGGTGGTGGAAGGCAACCGCCACCTCCAAAAAGAGGAGATTCTGGCCCGCACCCGGCTCTATGCCGGCGAACCCTGGCTTTGGGTGGGGAATGGCCGCCTGGAGGCCCTCCGTCAGGACCCCTGGGTGGCGGAAGCCCGGCTGGAGAAGCCCCGGATAGGGGAGGTCCGCCTGGTCCTGAGGGAGCGGGAACCCCTCCTCCCCCTGGCGGACGGCAACGCCCTGGCCACCGACGGGACGGTGCTTCCCGGAGGGGCCCACCTGGCCAAGGGTCCCCGGGTGGAGGGCCAAGGCCCCCTGCCCGTCCAGGACCTTCTGGCCCTGGCCCGCGCCTACCCCGAGGCCACCCGGCTGCGCTACACGCCCGCCGGGTTTTGGGTGGAAACGCCGCAGGGCGTGGCCTTTGCCCCAGAGGCTCAACTTCTAGTAGAGTATGCCCAGGCGGGCGGACCAAAGGGCAGGATTTACCTGTATTCTTGGGGGGTGAGTGAAAGCCCATGA